The following are encoded in a window of Plasmodium cynomolgi strain B DNA, chromosome 4, whole genome shotgun sequence genomic DNA:
- a CDS encoding hypothetical protein (putative) — DPNWNNRKACVYQLGFVLLLGRIYNVEKVYIYDPKIGEVDQAVCGRFNIEVLSPCEEERPVDEGAHSEEAPRVEAPSGEAHSEEAHSEEAHIVEPHKVVPPSGETPRDAPPKEEKDDETSHTIAKTGAHERTLVFMPHCDVSLYSQVMHNIYINEKLSYAKLHFLLTLEKTIFMGNSFAYYREHTYMYRPFGIPAYAIRLLRRSGGTTLLENATESSLNRLEQFYKKDHFLFYVHKYAKEEKFPIFDEHVSAFNDMAIITFGSMPDRFSFWLDIWKEVTSGGPN; from the coding sequence GACCCCAATTGGAACAACAGAAAGGCTTGTGTGTATCAGCTCGGCTTTGTGCTACTCCTTGGGAGGATCTACAACGTGGAGAAGGTATACATTTATGACCCTAAAATTGGGGAAGTGGACCAGGCTGTTTGCGGCCGCTTCAACATAGAGGTGTTGTCCCCTTGTGAGGAAGAGCGTCCCGTGGACGAGGGAGCACACAGTGAGGAAGCACCGAGAGTGGAAGCACCCAGCGGGGAAGCGCACAGCGAGGAAGCACACAGCGAGGAAGCACACATAGTCGAACCACACAAAGTAGTACCACCCAGCGGGGAAACACCCAGGGATGCACCTCCAAAAGAGGAGAAAGACGATGAGACGAGCCACACCATTGCAAAAACAGGTGCGCACGAACGGACGCTGGTGTTCATGCCCCACTGCGATGTCAGTCTGTACAGCCAAGTAATGCacaacatatatattaatgaaaaactGAGTTATGCTAAGCTCCACTTTTTACTCACCTTGgagaaaacaatttttatgggCAACTCATTTGCTTACTACAGAGAACACACCTACATGTACAGACCATTTGGAATACCTGCCTATGCCATTCGCCTGTtgagaagaagcggaggaacTACTCTCCTGGAAAATGCCACTGAGAGCAGTCTTAATCGATTAGAgcagttttacaaaaaggatcacttccttttttacgtcCACAAGTAtgcaaaggaggagaagttCCCCATTTTCGATGAGCACGTGTCTGCTTTTAACGACATGGCCATAATAACGTTTGGCTCCATGCCTGACAGATTCAGCTTTTGGTTGGACATTTGGAAGGAGGTGACCTCTGGGGGGCCCAACTAA
- a CDS encoding hypothetical protein (putative), with translation MKDQGERGGGKSRRSNGTMRNSNAGKSPSRRDDSNVYNSPLSSRVRNVNAYEDVDITAFQKDGSPGKLSIRCVTNRNEVSPSGVLGSLRKNSFNRNEEVAQRQNIQYLHVEESVRNLHHNNAFNFTCSPTTSMTVSTTTPMYGYSHDHLHILESDDSPMFDDLLLDDARDAEGGYFRLGSPTAGSPRLCFEEVGSPRMCFEEVGSPRLCFEEAANPGRHYPNEHTAHDSHDVSDRTRSNLPSRKEPKGRRRRRILFTSFSKTMSLLCNEVLSKSFQTMVSYVITTSFFICLNLYVSNSCTYEEIGGFGVAVSVITLLNAVVDGVGNSLDYFCSCSIGMANTDLSLLYLNIAYYTFYLFFAKVLFVFFLAKILFLLFLNYLYAGVDSGVDSGIGSSIGSSVGSTIGSSVGVASDHCEHVQMIHVFCSSLQILLVSFFPQFIYESTRRYLILHNYIYPSLFSSFVSFILLNFFCYVFVFSFDMKYVGACLSLLLTNVFNFCCVLYFLRIHLARCVSSPRGAHQLAACPEEVFLSGDHYVEVGEEVSDENSDENSEGDSDDEVDETSGAECEDDTLNGGSGGSHSGPRSKTCEDPQHSLDGADRRIHNLTFLFFHKPPDDNRKRGFIKTTRTNIKNIFFEILSFEFQLFESTYLSLTSVATFVQINNILNLVYYVSNSYGIVLSKLIGIYASSRGGKGMDGQSRRSTEGEMDGQDRRSTESEMDGHNRRGRRSAIDTQNRPGGRLHNCGTEPLRSGGSEWGHHGTQSKEEEHAKGTLPMALHHPKKHTLRELKPRRKRSGSRSRGRGGRGRVVITVLDIVLAFLLMLTFLSFFLAAAYLYRDQIIPFVFTDVNIQQKLKGVIFVFVLELFLEVLASLLNSIIKGLSLQEEISTFTLLNFVFCMHPLGLLLTFILHMDIYGFVYSNLVSMAVQVAYLVVFLALRARGGLGK, from the exons atgaaggaccAGGGCGAAAGGGGCGGGGGGAAATCCCGTCGATCCAATGGGACGATGCGAAATTCCAACGCAG GCAAGTCACCTAGTCGTAGGGACGACTCCAACGTGTATAACTCCCCCCTGAGTAGTAGAGTCCGAAATGTGAATGCATACGAAGATGTGGACATAACCGCTTTTCAGAAGGATGGGTCGCCAGGCAAGCTCTCCATAAGGTGCGTTACAAATCGAAACGAAGTGTCACCCAGCGGAGTGTTAGGTTCCCTTAGGAAGAACAGCTTCAATAGAAACGAAGAAGTAGCGCAGAGGCAAAATATACAGTACCTTCATGTGGAGGAGTCGGTTAGGAACCTTCACcataataatgcatttaaCTTCACCTGCTCACCTACCACGTCTATGACCGTCTCCACAACGACACCTATGTATGGATACTCTCATGATCATTTGCATATCTTGGAGAGTGATGATTCTCCTATGTTTGATGATCTCCTCCTCGATGACGCGCGTGATGCTGAGGGGGGTTACTTCCGGCTGGGGTCGCCCACTGCGGGTAGCCCTAGGTTGTGTTTCGAGGAGGTGGGTAGCCCTCGGATGTGTTTCGAGGAGGTGGGTAGCCCTCGGTTGTGTTTCGAGGAGGCGGCGAACCCAGGGAGGCACTACCCAAACGAGCACACTGCACACGACTCACACGACGTTAGCGACAGAACAAGAAGTAACCTCCCTTCGAGGAAGGaaccaaaaggaagaaggagaagaagaatccTGTTTACCAGCTTCTCCAAAACGATGAGTCTACTCTGTAATGAAGTCCTTTCCAAGTCGTTTCAAACGATGGTATCGTATGTCATCACGacttcgttttttatttgtttgaaTCTGTACGTGTCTAATTCGTGTACATATGAAGAGATAGGAGGGTTCGGAGTAGCTGTGTCAGTGATTACGTTACTGAATGCAGTGGTCGACGGAGTGGGTAACAGTTTGGATTATTTCTGTAGCTGTTCCATCGGGATGGCAAACACAGATTTATCGCTGCTCTACTTAAACATAGCATACTACAccttttatttgttcttcgCGAAAGtgttgttcgtttttttcctggcCAAGAttctgtttctcctttttttaaattacctTTACGCGGGTGTCGATAGCGGCGTCGATAGCGGCATCGGTAGCAGCATCGGTAGCAGCGTCGGTAGCACCATCGGTAGCAGCGTCGGTGTTGCGAGTGACCATTGTGAGCACGTGCAGATGATCCATGTGTTCTGCTCGTCCCTGCAAATATTGCTTGTCTCGTTTTTCCCTCAATTTATTTATGAGTCCACTAGACGCTATTTGATTCTTCATAATTACATATACCCCAGCTTGTTCTCCTCGTTtgtttccttcattttgttgaattttttttgctacgttttcgttttctccttcgACATGAAGTATGTCGGGGCGTGTCTATCTCTTCTACTCACcaatgtttttaatttttgttgcgttttgtattttttgagGATCCACTTGGCCAGGTGTGTGTCTTCGCCGAGGGGGGCGCACCAGTTGGCGGCGTGCCCGGAGGAGGTTTTTCTGAGCGGAGACCACTACGTCGAGGTGGGGGAAGAGGTTAGCGATGAAAACAGCGATGAAAACAGCGAAGGGGATAGCGATGACGAGGTCGATGAGACGAGCGGAGCCGAATGTGAAGACGACACACTCAACGGAGGAAGCGGCGGATCACACAGCGGACCACGCAGCAAAACTTGCGAAGACCCGCAGCACTCGCTTGACGGCGCCGACCGAAGAATCCACAACCTgaccttcctctttttccacAAACCACCTGACGACAACCGCAAAAGGGGCTTCATAAAAACGACGCGCacgaacataaaaaatatattctttgAAATTCTGTCGTTCGAGTTCCAGCTCTTCGAGTCCACCTACCTGAGCCTAACGTCCGTGGCTACCTTTGTTCAAATTAATAACATCCTCAACTTGGTGTACTACGTGTCTAATTCGTATGGCATCGTTCTTAGCAAGCTGATCGGTATTTATGCCTCCTCGCGCGGGGGGAAGGGAATGGACGGGCAGAGCAGAAGGAGCACAGAGGGCGAAATGGACGGGCAGGACAGAAGGAGCACAGAGAGCGAAATGGACGGGCATAACAGACGGGGTAGACGGAGCGCAATTGATACGCAGAACAGACCAGGTGGAAGACTTCACAACTGTGGGACGGAGCCCCTGCGCAGCGGTGGCAGCGAGTGGGGGCACCATGGAACACAAAGcaaggaagaagaacacGCAAAGGGAACCCTCCCAATGGCTTTGCATCACCCAAAAAAGCACACCCTGCGTGAATTAAAACCCCGGAGAAAGAGAAGCGGAAGTAGAAGCAGAGGCAGAGGCGGCAGAGGCAGAGTCGTAATAACCGTACTCGACATAGTGCTTGCCTTTCTCCTCATGCTGACGTTCCTGTCCTTCTTCTTGGCTGCAGCGTACCTCTATCGAGATCAGATCATACCCTTCGTTTTCACAGACGTAAATATACAACAGAAATTAAAAGgggtcatttttgtttttgtattGGAGCTTTTTTTAGAAGTCCTTGCATCTTTACTCAATAGCATTATAAAGGGTCTGAGTCTACAGGAAGAAATATCAACCTTCACTCTTTTGAACTTCGTTTTCTGCATGCATCCCCTTGGGCTTCTGTTGACTTTTATTCTGCACATGGACATTTATGGCTTTGTGTATTCTAACCTCGTTAGCATGGCTGTGCAGGTCGCTTACTTGGTTGTCTTCCTCGCTCTTCGTGCGCGGGGGGGGCTCGGGAAGTAG
- a CDS encoding SPATR protein (putative) encodes MAQKKRESSLELSKKLFGTNSPLKEHDEDHYEHAQKRTRTWPADATPEVDGDTCLIFSATEGDPTNCWCPRGYIMCSEEDVRDVQSKLHQIKDVKQRNEVTPSWIKRLCDNSKEIGFKSMSVVIDYELAVLCNDGNEKNNADFKIIGASGFVSNEQIIQETERDTTYVPRKCTVNNFYLCRKVENDNVACQYSPWSPWGPCIDSKQRRTRKVIRSNQNNTDFCLWNGKRIPRNIMEETRPCRGPSGTSAKK; translated from the exons atggcgcaaaaaaaaaggg AGAGCAGCCTGGAGCTGAGCAAGAAATTGTTCGGCACGAACTCCCCCCTGAAGGAGCATGATGAAGACCATTACGAGCATGCACAGAAAAGGACGAGGACGTGGCCGGCTGACGCGACGCCGGAGGTGGATGGCGATACGTGTTTGATTTTCTCCGCCACGGAGGGCGACCCCACCAA CTGCTGGTGCCCCAGGGGATACATCATGTGCAGCGAGGAGGACGTGCGCGATGTGCAGTCCAAGCTGCACCAAATTAAGGACGTGAAGCAGCGCAACGAAGTCACCCCCTCGTGGATCAAGCGCCTCTGTGATAATTCCAAAGAAATCGGATTCAAAAGTATGTCTGTTGTTATAGATTATGAGTTGGCAGTTCTATGCAACgatggaaatgaaaaaaacaacgcaGACTTCAAAATAATTGGAGCTTCAGGTTTCGTTTCGAACGAACAGATCATTCAGGAAACGGAGAGGGATACCACGTATGTCCCTCGGAAATGCACCgtcaataatttttacctCTGTCGAAAGGTGGAAAACGATAATGTGGCTTGTCAGTACAGCCCCTGGTCTCCGTGGGGTCCCTGCATCGACAGCAAGCAAAGAAGAACCAGGAAGGTGATACGTTCAAACCAGAACAATACGGACTTTTGCCTGTGGAATGGAAAGCGCATCCCGAGGAATATAATGGAGGAGACGCGCCCCTGCAGGGGTCCATCGGGTACGTCCGCTAAGAAGTAG
- a CDS encoding Leu/Phe-tRNA protein transferase (putative) translates to MSTCDSLGSSGAKVEGAENAETTQKGEYPVEGEVNPGGVTPGEVNPGEVNPTTLNEDPKEEEEKAKLQASTLDDGVNINVIIERLSKEDPQSLAKIYSLMKNNNCLNFYPLLTPYHNIKKIVDILIEENYEHENTWCVHCDAAFICQLLYEGFIPVASKQKVCKVEKNQTKVVKECLLIPKIHYVRSCMHPSEIHISRKVKKKCRGYYITVDKDFDGVLQGIVEKHGQNWLYPFVQKEFKKIFEKKITYMNVRMHSVELWCDDFLAAGEIGCTVGSIYTSLTGFQRRSCAGTIQLCALAKLLQHQKFDLWDLGMLLPYKKTIGSKEVSMKDFFKMHRSTDSTAASSSMARRTGPLRCNQKRSQKCNQKRSQKCNQKRNQKCNQKCSQKCSQK, encoded by the exons ATGAGTACCTGCGACAGTCTGGGAAGTAGCGGCGCCAAAGTCGAAGGCGCGGAGAATGCGGAGACCACGCAGAAGGGGGAGTACCCCGTGGAGGGGGAAGTCAATCCGGGGGGGGTCACTCCGGGGGAAGTCAATCCGGGGGAAGTCAATCCAACCACCCTGAATGAAGAcccgaaggaggaagaagaaaaagcgaaGCTGCAAGCATCCACCCTGGACGACGGGGTAAACATAAACGTAATTATAGAACGATTATCAAAGGAAGACCCACAGTCCTTGGCAAAAATATACAGCTTGATGAAAAATAACAACTGCCTTAACTTCTACCCCCTCCTGACTCCAtatcataatataaaaaaaattgtagatATTTTGATTGaggaaaattatgaacacgAGAACACATGGTGTGTTCACTGTGATGCTGCATTCATTTGCCAGCTGTTGTATGAGGGGTTCATCCCTGTGGCGAGCAAACAGAAGGTCTGTAAAGTGGAGAAGAATCAGACAAAGGTTGTGAAGGAATGCTTATTGATCCCTAAAATTCACTACGTGAGGTCTTGTATGCATCCAAGTGAAATACACATATCGagaaaggtgaaaaaaaaatgcagaggtTACTACATCACCGTGGATAAAGACTTCGATGGAGTCCTACAAGGAATTGTTGAGAAACACGGACAGAATTGGCTTTAcccatttgtgcaaaaagaatttaaaaaaatttttgaaaaaaaaattacctatatgaatgtacgtatgcattcGGTCGAATTATGGTGTGATGATTTTTTAGCGGCAGGTGAGATTGGGTGCACTGTGGGTTCTATTTACACCAGTCTTACGGGATTTCAGAGGAGGAGCTGTGCTGGTACTATTCAGCTGTGTGCCCTGGCGAAGCTACTACAACATCAGAAGTTTGATCTGTGGGATCTGGGTATGCTTCTCCCTTACAAGAAAACGATTGGATCCAAGGAAGTCTCCATGAAGGATTTCTTTAAGATGCATCGCTC GACAGACTCAACTGCGGCGTCCTCATCCATGGCGCGCCGGACGGGCCCCCTGAGGTGCAACCAGAAGCGCAGCCAGAAGTGCAACCAGAAGCGCAGCCAGAAGTGCAACCAGAAGCGCAACCAGAAGTGCAACCAGAAGTGCAGCCAGAAGTGCAGCCAGAAGTGA